A single Perca flavescens isolate YP-PL-M2 chromosome 2, PFLA_1.0, whole genome shotgun sequence DNA region contains:
- the commd1 gene encoding COMM domain-containing protein 1 isoform X2, producing the protein MDPAQLEAFLTAQTRRQGSGGVTAEQAAALSRFWRSQRVRVRESLLAQSRWEPGLRGLSWRVDLQTAASRGDTAHSGPVALMELELGRAGQDSEFVCLEFDEAKVNQVLKKMADIQESIDRIVHRT; encoded by the exons ATGGACCCCGCCCAGCTGGAGGCCTTCCTCACAGCCCAGACCAGGAGGCAGGGCAGCGGCGGGGTGACCGCCGAGCAGGCCGCCGCCCTCTCTCGCTTCTGGAGGAGCCAGCGAGTCCGAGTGAGGGAGAGCTTGCTGGCTCAGAGCCGCTGGGAGCCCGGCCTCAGGGGCCTCTCCTGGAGGGTGGACCTCCAGACGGCAGCCAGCCGGGGGGACACAGCCCACAGCGGCCCGGTGGCCCTGATGGAGCTGGAGCTGGGCAGAGCCGGACAG gactCCGAGTTTGTGTGTCTGGAGTTCGATGAAGCCAAAGTGAACCAGGTGCTGAAGAAGATGGCTGATATCCAGGAGAGCATTGACAGAATCGTTCACCGCACTTAg
- the commd1 gene encoding COMM domain-containing protein 1 isoform X1 encodes MADVEATKSLSGLLSGIAQKVYYNNGDITEELLKSELYPELSQEQFKALHEKMKGLLKSIATADMDPAQLEAFLTAQTRRQGSGGVTAEQAAALSRFWRSQRVRVRESLLAQSRWEPGLRGLSWRVDLQTAASRGDTAHSGPVALMELELGRAGQDSEFVCLEFDEAKVNQVLKKMADIQESIDRIVHRT; translated from the exons ATGGCGGACGTGGAAGCAACGAAGTCTTTGAGCGGACTGTTAAGCGGAATAGCCCAGAAAGTGTATTATAACAACGGCGACATCACGGAGGAGCTGCTGAAAAGTGAGTTATACCCGGAGCTGTCGCAGGAGCAGTTCAAGGCCCTGcatgagaaaatgaaaggcCTCCTAAAG TCCATCGCCACAGCAGACATGGACCCCGCCCAGCTGGAGGCCTTCCTCACAGCCCAGACCAGGAGGCAGGGCAGCGGCGGGGTGACCGCCGAGCAGGCCGCCGCCCTCTCTCGCTTCTGGAGGAGCCAGCGAGTCCGAGTGAGGGAGAGCTTGCTGGCTCAGAGCCGCTGGGAGCCCGGCCTCAGGGGCCTCTCCTGGAGGGTGGACCTCCAGACGGCAGCCAGCCGGGGGGACACAGCCCACAGCGGCCCGGTGGCCCTGATGGAGCTGGAGCTGGGCAGAGCCGGACAG gactCCGAGTTTGTGTGTCTGGAGTTCGATGAAGCCAAAGTGAACCAGGTGCTGAAGAAGATGGCTGATATCCAGGAGAGCATTGACAGAATCGTTCACCGCACTTAg
- the LOC114545442 gene encoding RNA-binding protein FUS-like — protein MARLCWMVVVLAFFLYDSVAAREQNILDLRDTIPQDQDPNALQQVSKDDPEGQVSQGQGLGGEEGAVQSTGTDTGEEIGEAIGTQITTGKGGKGGKGKRKKGGKRRKGGKGKRKKGGKHRTRRRAMGRGGSKRRKWHFGK, from the exons ATGGCTCGTCTGTGCTGGATGGTTGTGGTCCTGGCCTTCTTCCTGTATGACAGTGTGGCTGCTAGGGAACAAAATAT CCTTGACCTCCGTGACACCATCCCACAGGACCAAGACCCAAATGCTCTCCAGCAAGTCTCTAAGGATGACCCAGAGGGTCAAGTGTCCCAGGGGCAGGGGCTAGGCGGGGAAGAGGGTGCAGTCCAGTCAACGGGCACAGACACAGGCGAAGAAATTGGTGAAGCCATAGGCACACAAATAACCACAGGCAAAGGTGGAAAAGGGGGCAAGG GTAAGCGTAAGAAGGGCGGCAAACGTAGAAAAGGGGGCAAGGGTAAGCGTAAGAAGGGCGGCAAACATAGAACAAGGCGCAGGGCTATGGGTAGGGGAGGCAGCAAACGTAGAAAATGGCACTTTGGTAAATGA